A window of the Arthrobacter sp. Marseille-P9274 genome harbors these coding sequences:
- a CDS encoding ABC transporter permease has translation MSALTQPVPVSDSTAVRPAPSHAALVLAHSKAQVLEQLRIPVAVISSTVFPALVLLFFVVPQELVTSNPMASLTAVAQLAVFGVMSSFLFNYGIGIAEERANPWSSYLRTLPVGPVPPTIARAVPAMLFALFALVPVLAIGALLTSAPEAFGDGGLSWWRVPLAVAVWLSCGLPFLALGLFIGYRCTSKVAVAVTQVVFFPMAFAGGMMMPPAAFPEWLNTLSLFLPSRAARDVSVFALTGEGLEAGSVLCLAVWMVLLGGLALWANRRDQGRRFR, from the coding sequence ATGAGCGCCCTGACCCAGCCCGTTCCCGTGTCGGACTCAACCGCCGTCCGGCCGGCGCCAAGCCACGCCGCGCTGGTCCTGGCGCACTCGAAGGCGCAGGTCCTCGAGCAGCTGCGGATTCCGGTGGCGGTCATCTCCTCCACCGTCTTCCCGGCGCTGGTGCTGCTGTTCTTCGTCGTCCCGCAGGAGCTGGTGACGTCGAACCCGATGGCGTCGCTGACCGCGGTGGCGCAACTGGCGGTCTTCGGCGTGATGAGCTCGTTCCTGTTCAACTACGGCATCGGCATCGCGGAGGAGCGGGCCAACCCGTGGAGCAGCTACCTGCGGACGCTGCCGGTAGGTCCTGTGCCGCCGACCATTGCCCGGGCGGTGCCGGCCATGCTGTTCGCGCTGTTTGCGCTGGTCCCGGTGCTGGCGATCGGGGCCCTGCTGACGTCGGCGCCGGAGGCCTTTGGCGACGGCGGCCTCTCCTGGTGGCGGGTGCCGCTGGCCGTCGCAGTCTGGCTGTCCTGCGGGCTGCCGTTCCTGGCGCTCGGGCTGTTCATCGGCTACCGGTGCACCTCCAAGGTGGCCGTGGCGGTGACGCAGGTGGTGTTCTTCCCGATGGCCTTCGCCGGCGGGATGATGATGCCGCCGGCGGCGTTCCCGGAGTGGCTCAATACCCTTTCGCTCTTCCTGCCGTCCCGCGCCGCCCGCGATGTGTCGGTCTTCGCCCTGACCGGAGAGGGCCTGGAGGCCGGCTCGGTCCTGTGCCTCGCGGTGTGGATGGTGCTGCTGGGTGGCCTGGCGCTGTGGGCAAACCGGCGGGACCAGGGGCGCCGCTTCCGCTAG
- a CDS encoding ABC transporter ATP-binding protein: MSVPAPSLALPTVTTEGTTPVLASATGVAKSFGQVKALDGLSLAINAGEAVGLLGPNGAGKSTLISLLCGLRRPDAGSVELFNRNPLDPEARLQLGITPQATSVPQTLKLRETVDFVAAHYADPIPTSELLDRFGLSDMADRQCGALSGGQQRRLLVALALVGRPRLVILDEPTTGLDVDARETLWQQLRDYRAGGGTLLITSHYLEEIQALASRVVVVDHGTIVADGTVEEVRSHVAISRVTFHSPLPPSYFGSWPHTVGSSLAASGVTTIVTQDADATVRRLVEEGIGFSGLEVHAATLEEAFVALTRHSGTATTEEEPA, encoded by the coding sequence ATGTCAGTCCCTGCACCATCTTTGGCACTACCCACAGTAACTACTGAAGGTACGACGCCGGTCCTCGCCTCGGCCACCGGGGTCGCCAAGAGCTTCGGCCAAGTGAAGGCCCTGGACGGGCTCAGCCTTGCGATCAACGCCGGCGAGGCCGTGGGACTCCTCGGGCCGAACGGCGCCGGCAAGTCCACGCTGATCAGCCTGCTCTGCGGGCTGCGCCGTCCGGATGCCGGCTCCGTGGAACTGTTCAACCGGAACCCGCTGGACCCGGAGGCCCGGCTGCAGCTGGGCATCACCCCGCAGGCCACCTCCGTCCCGCAGACGCTCAAGCTGCGGGAGACGGTTGACTTCGTGGCCGCCCACTACGCGGACCCGATCCCGACCTCCGAACTGCTGGACCGTTTTGGCCTGTCGGACATGGCGGACCGGCAGTGCGGCGCTCTCTCCGGCGGGCAGCAGCGCCGGCTGCTCGTGGCGCTGGCCCTGGTCGGGCGTCCCCGGCTGGTCATCCTCGACGAGCCGACCACCGGCCTGGACGTGGACGCCCGCGAGACGCTGTGGCAGCAGCTTCGGGACTACCGCGCCGGGGGCGGCACGCTGCTGATCACCAGCCACTACCTCGAAGAGATCCAGGCGCTGGCCAGCCGGGTCGTGGTCGTCGACCACGGCACCATCGTCGCGGACGGCACCGTGGAGGAGGTCCGCAGCCACGTGGCAATTAGCCGGGTCACGTTCCACAGCCCGCTGCCGCCGTCGTACTTTGGCTCCTGGCCGCACACGGTCGGTTCCTCCCTGGCCGCTTCCGGGGTGACGACCATTGTCACGCAGGACGCCGACGCCACGGTCCGCCGCCTCGTGGAGGAGGGCATCGGCTTCAGCGGCCTCGAAGTCCACGCCGCCACGCTGGAGGAAGCCTTCGTGGCCCTCACCCGGCATTCCGGCACAGCCACCACCGAAGAGGAACCCGCATGA
- a CDS encoding transcriptional regulator: protein MPELDPVIHAESRLRTITVLNQVGERDKIAFTKLRKILEMTAGNLSTHLRKLEDAGYIEVTKTIEGRTPATYVGITPKGRAAYTAYRDALKELLGG from the coding sequence ATGCCGGAGCTCGACCCGGTGATCCACGCCGAGTCCCGCCTGCGCACCATCACGGTGCTCAACCAGGTGGGGGAGCGGGACAAGATCGCCTTCACCAAACTCCGCAAGATCCTCGAGATGACCGCCGGTAACCTCTCCACCCACCTGCGCAAGCTCGAAGACGCCGGCTACATCGAAGTCACCAAGACCATCGAGGGCCGCACTCCCGCCACCTACGTGGGCATCACGCCCAAGGGCCGCGCTGCCTACACCGCCTACCGCGACGCGCTCAAGGAACTGCTCGGCGGCTGA
- a CDS encoding ABC transporter ATP-binding protein, with amino-acid sequence MTGTPAKKAQHFWPSAKRLFGLLKPEKAGIFAVLAMVLVAVVLNVIAPKVLGNAMDVIFNGVVSKNLPAGVSQDQVIAGLRAQGQDQFADMLSGMTLIPGAGIDFTLLGRLILIVLGMYLVSSLFMWLQGYVLNRIVMRVVFNLRRDVEAKLNRLPLNYFDTRQRGDLLSRVTNDVDNVQQALQQAFAQLIMSALSLIGITVMMFIVSWQLALIALIALPLSAVGAGLIGVRSQKLFAAQWKNTGALNGHIEESFSGHDLVRVFGREQESLAEFEKKNEELYKASFGAQFVSGMIMPIMQFISYLSYVGIAVVGGLRVASGSMTLGDATAFIQYSREFNQPLSQMAGMANMLQSGVASAERVFELLDAEEQEPDTAIDTLPAKTDGHVEFERVSFSYTPEKPLIEDLSFAARPGETVAIVGPTGAGKTTLVNLVMRFYELDSGRITLDGVDITHLSRAELRSKVAMVLQDAWLFGGSIFDNIRYGNLDATEEQVLAAAKATYVDRFVRALPDGYDTVIDEEGNNVSAGEKQLITIARAFLANPSLLILDEATSSVDTRTEVLVQHAMAALRTDRTSFVIAHRLSTIRDADVILVMEDGQIVEQGNHAELLEAHGAYYRLYMSQFAAAADPA; translated from the coding sequence ATGACCGGCACGCCGGCGAAGAAGGCCCAGCATTTCTGGCCCTCGGCGAAGCGGCTCTTCGGCCTGCTGAAACCGGAGAAGGCAGGGATCTTCGCCGTGCTCGCGATGGTGCTGGTCGCCGTCGTTCTCAACGTCATTGCACCGAAGGTGCTGGGCAACGCCATGGACGTCATCTTCAACGGCGTGGTCAGCAAGAACCTGCCCGCCGGCGTGAGCCAGGACCAGGTGATCGCCGGCCTGCGCGCGCAGGGGCAGGACCAGTTCGCGGACATGCTCTCCGGGATGACCCTCATTCCGGGCGCGGGGATCGATTTCACCCTGCTGGGCCGGCTGATCCTGATCGTGCTCGGCATGTACCTGGTCTCCTCGCTGTTCATGTGGCTGCAGGGCTACGTGCTGAACCGGATCGTGATGCGCGTGGTGTTCAACCTGCGCCGCGATGTGGAGGCCAAGCTGAACCGGCTGCCGCTGAACTACTTCGATACCCGGCAGCGCGGCGACCTGCTCTCCCGGGTGACGAACGACGTCGACAATGTCCAGCAGGCGCTGCAGCAGGCCTTCGCGCAGCTGATCATGTCCGCCCTGAGCCTGATTGGCATCACGGTGATGATGTTCATCGTGTCCTGGCAGCTGGCGCTGATCGCGCTGATCGCGCTGCCGCTCTCCGCAGTGGGGGCGGGCCTGATCGGGGTGCGCAGCCAGAAGCTCTTCGCCGCCCAGTGGAAGAATACGGGCGCGCTGAACGGCCATATCGAGGAGTCCTTCAGCGGGCACGACCTGGTCCGCGTGTTCGGCCGCGAGCAGGAGTCGCTGGCCGAGTTCGAGAAGAAGAACGAGGAGCTCTACAAGGCGTCCTTCGGGGCGCAGTTCGTCTCCGGCATGATCATGCCGATCATGCAGTTCATCTCCTACCTGTCCTACGTCGGCATCGCCGTGGTGGGCGGCCTGCGGGTGGCCTCGGGCTCGATGACGCTGGGCGATGCCACGGCGTTCATCCAGTACTCGCGCGAATTCAACCAGCCGCTGAGCCAGATGGCGGGCATGGCCAACATGCTGCAGTCCGGTGTCGCCTCCGCCGAGCGCGTCTTCGAGCTGCTGGACGCGGAGGAGCAGGAGCCGGATACGGCCATCGACACGCTGCCGGCGAAGACCGACGGGCACGTGGAGTTCGAGCGCGTCAGCTTCAGCTACACGCCCGAGAAGCCGCTGATCGAGGACCTCTCCTTTGCCGCACGGCCGGGGGAGACCGTGGCCATCGTCGGGCCCACGGGCGCCGGCAAGACCACGCTGGTGAACCTGGTGATGCGCTTCTACGAGCTGGACTCCGGCCGGATCACGCTGGACGGCGTGGACATCACGCACCTGAGCCGTGCCGAGCTGCGCTCCAAGGTGGCCATGGTGCTGCAGGATGCCTGGCTCTTCGGCGGGTCCATCTTCGACAACATCCGCTACGGCAACCTGGACGCCACCGAGGAGCAGGTGCTGGCGGCGGCCAAGGCGACCTACGTGGACCGGTTCGTTCGGGCGCTGCCGGACGGCTACGACACGGTGATCGATGAGGAGGGCAACAACGTCTCGGCGGGCGAGAAGCAGCTGATCACGATCGCCCGGGCCTTCCTCGCGAATCCATCGCTGCTGATCCTGGATGAGGCGACCAGCTCGGTGGACACGCGCACCGAGGTGCTGGTCCAGCACGCCATGGCCGCGCTGCGCACCGACCGGACCTCGTTCGTGATCGCGCACCGGCTCTCCACCATCCGGGATGCGGACGTCATCCTGGTGATGGAGGACGGGCAGATCGTGGAGCAGGGCAACCACGCCGAGCTGCTCGAAGCCCACGGCGCGTACTACCGGCTCTACATGTCGCAGTTCGCCGCGGCGGCGGACCCGGCCTGA
- a CDS encoding ABC transporter ATP-binding protein, giving the protein MLIKLVRHYARPYLPYVLAVVVLQLASTIAALYLPSLNAQIIDEGVSRGDTDYIWNTGAVMLGVSFVQVATAIAGVYFGSKAAMAVGRDLRRGVFHKVAGFSAREVNEFGAPSLITRGTNDVQQVQMLVLMGLNFMVSAPIMCVGGIIMAVREDLQLSWLVWVSVPALFVVVGFLVWKLMPLFRTMQTKIDGINGVLREQITGIRVVRAFVREPYEASRFDKSNRELTDVSLAVGSLFVLMFPAIGMILHLATAAVLWFGGLRVDAGQMQVGALTAFLQYLLQILVAVMMGTFMAMMIPRAAVCAERIGEVLKAVPSIHEPERPTVPAEAAGAVEFRNVSFAYPGAEAPVLSNVSFTARPGQTTAIVGSTGAGKSTLVSMLPRLFDAGSGEVLLDGVPVTELAREEITRRVAIVPQRPYLFSGTIAHNLRFGDPDAADEELRDALAVAQADFVLEQEHGLESRVSQGGTNVSGGQRQRLCIARALVAKPKVYLFDDSFSALDVATDARLRAALKTRTKDATVIIVAQRVATIRDADQILVMEHGQIVDRGTHEELLETSPTYQEIVESQIAAEEVA; this is encoded by the coding sequence ATGCTGATCAAACTGGTCCGCCATTACGCGCGGCCTTATCTTCCGTATGTCCTGGCCGTGGTGGTGCTGCAGCTGGCATCCACCATCGCGGCCCTCTACCTGCCCAGCCTGAACGCCCAGATCATAGACGAGGGCGTCTCCCGGGGCGACACCGACTACATCTGGAACACCGGCGCGGTCATGCTGGGGGTCAGCTTCGTCCAGGTGGCCACCGCCATCGCGGGTGTCTACTTCGGGTCGAAGGCGGCCATGGCGGTCGGCCGGGACCTGCGCAGGGGCGTCTTCCACAAGGTCGCCGGGTTCTCCGCGCGCGAGGTCAACGAGTTCGGCGCGCCGAGCCTGATCACCCGCGGCACCAATGACGTGCAGCAGGTGCAGATGCTGGTGTTGATGGGGCTGAACTTCATGGTGTCGGCGCCGATCATGTGCGTGGGCGGCATCATCATGGCCGTCCGCGAGGACCTGCAGCTGTCCTGGCTGGTCTGGGTCTCGGTGCCGGCGCTTTTCGTCGTCGTTGGTTTCCTGGTCTGGAAGCTGATGCCGCTGTTCCGCACCATGCAGACCAAGATCGACGGCATCAACGGGGTACTGCGGGAACAGATCACCGGCATCCGGGTGGTCCGGGCCTTCGTGCGCGAACCCTACGAGGCCTCGCGCTTCGACAAGTCCAACCGCGAACTGACGGACGTGTCCCTGGCGGTCGGATCGCTGTTCGTGCTGATGTTCCCGGCGATCGGCATGATCCTGCACCTGGCGACGGCCGCCGTGCTGTGGTTCGGCGGCCTTCGGGTTGATGCCGGGCAGATGCAGGTGGGCGCGCTGACGGCATTCCTGCAGTACCTGCTGCAGATCCTGGTGGCGGTCATGATGGGCACCTTTATGGCGATGATGATCCCGCGCGCCGCCGTGTGCGCGGAGCGGATCGGCGAGGTGCTCAAGGCGGTGCCCTCGATCCACGAACCCGAGCGGCCGACCGTACCCGCGGAGGCGGCCGGCGCGGTCGAATTCCGCAACGTCTCCTTCGCCTACCCCGGGGCCGAGGCTCCCGTGCTGAGCAACGTGAGCTTCACCGCGCGGCCGGGCCAGACGACGGCGATCGTGGGCAGCACCGGTGCCGGCAAGAGCACGCTGGTCTCCATGCTGCCGCGGCTGTTCGACGCCGGCAGCGGCGAGGTATTGCTCGACGGCGTTCCCGTCACCGAGCTCGCGCGCGAGGAGATCACCCGGCGCGTGGCGATTGTGCCGCAGCGGCCCTACCTGTTCTCCGGAACCATCGCGCACAACCTGCGCTTCGGCGACCCGGATGCCGCGGACGAGGAACTCCGGGACGCGCTGGCCGTGGCCCAGGCGGACTTCGTGCTGGAGCAGGAGCACGGGCTGGAGTCCCGGGTGTCCCAGGGCGGCACCAACGTGTCCGGCGGGCAGCGGCAGCGGCTCTGCATCGCCCGCGCGCTGGTGGCCAAGCCCAAGGTCTACCTGTTCGACGACTCGTTCTCCGCGCTGGACGTGGCCACCGATGCGCGGCTCCGTGCGGCGCTGAAGACCCGGACCAAGGACGCCACCGTCATCATCGTGGCCCAGCGGGTGGCCACAATCCGCGATGCGGACCAGATCCTGGTGATGGAGCACGGGCAGATCGTGGACCGCGGCACCCATGAGGAGCTGCTCGAGACCTCGCCGACGTACCAGGAAATCGTTGAATCGCAGATCGCAGCCGAGGAGGTGGCCTGA
- a CDS encoding PEP/pyruvate-binding domain-containing protein, translated as MAFIRDLADVGRTDLASAGGKGANLGELVRAGFPVPPGFVLETAAYDAFVAANGIGPQILAAADLPAESAPQAYEEASARIRALFTGGTVPADIAAELAEALSRLAADAAVAVRSSATAEDLPGASFAGQQETYLNVRGQQEVAAAVVNCWSSLWTPRAMAYRARERIAPSDVRLAVVVQDMVDADASGVMFTANPADGRRDQLAISAAWGLGEAVVGGTVGTDELIVDAGSRRVLSRQAGGQRARTVPAGSGVRDEELPVALRGKPVLDDAAAARLADLGTRIAALFGTPQDIEWSLAGGEVWILQARPITALPEPSAAPPTDWNVPYPGGMYFRASIVEQMPDPLTPLFADMVDGSVTRSLGALMYRVMGRKLLNDGDVRFPTVNGYAYYYYRNSVMLRMTARTLPAMLKLARGGANMGLKGWREYGHPRYAATVREWAGKRPEELDGTELLDGVGTLLDAGTEYYTAVQSVIPAAASSEMLFTAFYDKLVRRAGDPPASAFLLGFDSAPIRAEKSLYDLAAWSRQQPGLAEALLAVPVAALAQALRDGTEPAGVPADLWDSWRERFIGHLDRFGHAVYNLDFAVAVPADAPAPHLETIRFYLGGRGQDPHRRQQLSAARRDELTAAVLARLGLARRRGFLRLLRWAQAAAPVREDALADVGLAWPLLRRMLRELGRRLAASGVIAEPEDIFWLRHGELRAAVDFGLADAAGGSGPAITGAAAPVRAGAAEQRRMLWRGQRRATAPQMLPQRPWMNRLFGSMMPAGAQDQQGDTIRGIGASPGQVTAAANVLGGPEDFGRMREGDVLVARMTTPAWTSLFAMASAVVTDVGGPLSHSSIVAREYGIPAVLATGVATQQLAAGDLVHVDGDAGTVAVVKHSGK; from the coding sequence ATGGCATTCATCAGGGACCTGGCGGACGTCGGCCGGACAGATCTCGCTTCGGCCGGCGGAAAGGGCGCCAACCTAGGCGAACTCGTGCGGGCCGGCTTCCCCGTGCCGCCTGGATTCGTGCTGGAGACGGCGGCCTACGATGCGTTCGTCGCCGCCAACGGCATTGGTCCGCAAATCCTGGCCGCGGCCGACCTCCCGGCCGAGTCGGCGCCACAGGCCTACGAGGAGGCCTCCGCCCGCATCCGCGCCCTGTTCACCGGCGGCACCGTTCCCGCCGACATCGCCGCGGAGCTGGCCGAAGCGCTCAGCCGGCTGGCCGCCGACGCGGCGGTGGCGGTCCGGTCCTCCGCTACCGCCGAAGACCTTCCGGGCGCCAGCTTCGCCGGGCAGCAGGAGACCTACCTTAACGTGCGCGGGCAGCAGGAGGTGGCCGCCGCCGTCGTTAACTGCTGGAGCTCGCTGTGGACGCCGCGGGCGATGGCCTACCGCGCCCGCGAGCGAATCGCGCCGTCCGATGTGCGCCTGGCAGTGGTGGTGCAGGACATGGTCGACGCCGATGCGAGCGGCGTGATGTTCACCGCCAACCCGGCGGACGGGCGCCGCGACCAGCTGGCCATCAGCGCGGCCTGGGGACTGGGCGAGGCGGTAGTCGGCGGCACGGTGGGCACCGATGAGTTGATTGTCGACGCCGGATCGCGGCGCGTGCTGTCGCGGCAGGCCGGCGGGCAACGGGCGAGGACCGTGCCCGCCGGCAGCGGCGTGCGGGACGAGGAGCTGCCGGTGGCGCTCCGCGGCAAGCCTGTGCTCGACGACGCGGCGGCGGCCCGGCTGGCGGATTTGGGGACGCGCATCGCCGCACTGTTCGGCACGCCCCAGGACATCGAATGGTCGCTGGCCGGCGGCGAGGTGTGGATCCTGCAGGCGCGGCCGATCACCGCTCTGCCGGAGCCGAGCGCCGCACCGCCGACGGACTGGAACGTCCCCTACCCGGGCGGCATGTACTTCCGGGCCAGCATCGTGGAGCAAATGCCGGATCCGCTCACACCGCTGTTCGCAGACATGGTGGACGGTTCGGTGACCCGCTCGCTGGGAGCCCTGATGTACCGCGTGATGGGGCGCAAACTGCTGAACGACGGCGATGTCCGGTTTCCGACGGTGAACGGCTACGCCTATTACTACTACCGGAACTCGGTGATGCTGCGGATGACGGCCAGGACGTTGCCGGCGATGCTGAAACTGGCACGCGGCGGGGCCAACATGGGCCTGAAGGGCTGGCGCGAGTACGGCCACCCGCGCTACGCGGCGACGGTACGGGAGTGGGCCGGGAAGCGGCCGGAGGAACTGGACGGCACGGAGCTGCTGGACGGCGTCGGGACGCTGCTGGACGCCGGCACCGAATACTACACGGCGGTGCAATCCGTCATTCCGGCCGCCGCGTCCAGCGAGATGCTCTTCACCGCCTTCTACGACAAGCTGGTCCGCCGGGCCGGGGATCCGCCCGCGTCCGCGTTCCTGCTGGGCTTCGACAGCGCGCCCATCCGGGCCGAGAAGTCGCTCTACGACCTGGCCGCCTGGTCGCGGCAGCAGCCCGGGCTGGCCGAAGCACTCCTGGCGGTTCCGGTGGCTGCGCTGGCACAGGCTCTGCGGGACGGGACCGAGCCGGCAGGCGTTCCCGCGGACCTGTGGGATTCCTGGCGTGAGCGTTTCATCGGGCACCTGGACCGCTTCGGCCACGCCGTCTACAACCTCGACTTCGCCGTCGCGGTGCCGGCAGACGCCCCGGCCCCGCACCTGGAAACCATCCGGTTCTACCTGGGCGGCCGGGGCCAGGACCCGCACCGGCGGCAGCAGCTCTCGGCCGCCCGGCGGGACGAGCTGACCGCCGCGGTGTTGGCCCGGCTCGGGTTGGCGCGCCGCCGCGGCTTCCTCCGGCTGCTGCGCTGGGCCCAGGCGGCCGCGCCGGTGCGTGAGGACGCGCTGGCCGATGTCGGACTGGCCTGGCCGCTGCTGCGGCGGATGCTGCGCGAACTCGGCCGGCGCCTGGCCGCCTCCGGCGTGATCGCCGAGCCGGAAGACATTTTCTGGCTCCGCCACGGCGAGCTCCGCGCGGCGGTGGACTTCGGCCTCGCGGACGCGGCCGGCGGCAGCGGACCCGCCATCACTGGGGCCGCGGCACCGGTCCGGGCGGGGGCCGCCGAACAGCGCAGGATGCTCTGGCGCGGCCAGCGCCGGGCCACCGCGCCCCAGATGCTGCCTCAGCGGCCCTGGATGAACAGGTTGTTCGGCTCGATGATGCCCGCCGGCGCCCAGGACCAGCAGGGGGACACCATCCGTGGCATCGGCGCCAGCCCCGGCCAGGTGACGGCCGCCGCCAACGTGCTGGGCGGCCCGGAGGACTTCGGCCGGATGCGCGAGGGGGACGTCCTCGTCGCGCGGATGACCACGCCGGCCTGGACCTCGCTATTCGCGATGGCCTCCGCCGTGGTGACCGACGTCGGAGGTCCGCTCAGCCACAGCTCCATCGTCGCCCGCGAGTACGGCATCCCCGCCGTGCTCGCGACCGGCGTCGCTACGCAGCAGCTCGCCGCCGGAGACCTCGTCCACGTGGACGGCGACGCCGGCACCGTCGCCGTCGTCAAACACTCCGGCAAGTAG
- a CDS encoding LPXTG cell wall anchor domain-containing protein, with translation MTSRLRFALLTGTVAAALALGAAPAQAAAQDAAQQPAETAESAPAASPDTNAVGAAASESASFAASAPADTLPAPVSVPAGTEEALADAVIPLLAEDPPFDSNGGALNETAGGVAGGSGEATSPADSGSEGEPATPAPAFPETDPSSGAGIEPAPETEPAGPGAGPAAPAEEPPAQPGPTPAAPPAADPTRVESIVVGGRTLTHADFNIPDDIAASDEETINRWMEENFELVLESDGMTYLVDLMLGYLMADDLDGLAALIREMTVSDPAAGEELIQWMYELFQGVGEWPVDFEDWPIDAEPAPAQAPGREPAPEISPASLDVAPAAGPAPEAPQTDVAPSAAPANELAQTGTADTLWLTSGGAGLLLLGATLIGWRRLSTH, from the coding sequence GTGACATCACGACTGCGCTTTGCGCTGCTCACCGGCACCGTTGCCGCCGCTCTCGCCCTCGGTGCCGCACCGGCCCAGGCCGCCGCCCAGGATGCCGCCCAACAGCCGGCCGAGACCGCTGAATCCGCGCCCGCGGCCAGCCCCGACACGAATGCTGTCGGGGCCGCTGCCTCGGAATCGGCTTCTTTCGCCGCGTCCGCACCGGCTGACACCCTGCCGGCTCCGGTATCCGTTCCCGCCGGGACCGAAGAGGCCCTGGCGGACGCCGTGATCCCCCTGCTGGCGGAGGACCCCCCTTTCGACAGCAACGGCGGAGCACTGAATGAAACAGCTGGCGGGGTCGCCGGCGGATCTGGCGAGGCGACAAGCCCTGCGGACAGCGGCTCCGAAGGGGAACCGGCGACGCCTGCCCCGGCCTTTCCTGAAACCGATCCGTCGTCCGGCGCCGGAATCGAACCCGCACCCGAGACCGAGCCCGCCGGTCCCGGTGCCGGACCGGCTGCCCCTGCAGAGGAGCCGCCTGCACAGCCCGGGCCCACGCCTGCTGCTCCCCCGGCCGCAGATCCCACGCGCGTCGAGTCCATCGTGGTGGGCGGACGAACTCTGACCCATGCCGATTTCAATATTCCCGATGACATCGCCGCCAGCGACGAAGAGACGATCAACCGCTGGATGGAGGAGAACTTCGAACTGGTGCTCGAATCCGACGGCATGACATACCTCGTTGATCTCATGTTGGGCTACCTCATGGCCGACGACCTGGATGGCCTGGCCGCCCTGATCCGCGAAATGACTGTCTCCGACCCGGCTGCCGGCGAAGAACTGATCCAGTGGATGTATGAACTGTTCCAGGGGGTGGGTGAATGGCCCGTCGACTTTGAGGACTGGCCCATTGACGCCGAGCCCGCCCCCGCGCAGGCTCCAGGCCGCGAACCCGCCCCAGAGATCTCGCCCGCCAGCCTCGACGTAGCTCCGGCCGCAGGCCCCGCTCCGGAGGCGCCCCAGACGGACGTTGCACCCTCAGCCGCCCCGGCCAACGAGCTGGCCCAGACCGGCACTGCCGACACCCTGTGGCTCACCTCCGGCGGAGCAGGACTCTTGCTCCTCGGCGCCACCCTCATCGGATGGCGCCGCCTGAGCACCCATTGA
- a CDS encoding GNAT family N-acetyltransferase translates to MSEVHGIPDDRAGQHPDGGRDSSIRSGARPSGAVSYRGRYKARLTALVVDEAERSRGVGALLLEATEQVALDMGAPVLELSTSNQRQQAHRFYERHGYTQPSRHYRESVAPRVSTSPLDRPANDPAAEPAGA, encoded by the coding sequence TTGTCAGAAGTCCACGGGATCCCGGATGATCGGGCAGGTCAGCATCCTGACGGAGGCAGGGACTCGAGTATTCGGTCTGGCGCACGTCCATCGGGTGCCGTTTCTTACCGAGGGCGTTATAAGGCCAGACTCACTGCCTTGGTGGTGGATGAAGCCGAGCGTTCCCGCGGTGTCGGTGCGTTGCTCTTGGAAGCGACGGAGCAAGTGGCGCTGGATATGGGAGCCCCCGTGTTGGAGCTTTCGACATCAAACCAACGTCAGCAAGCCCACCGATTCTACGAACGCCACGGCTATACCCAGCCTTCGCGGCATTATCGCGAGTCAGTGGCACCGCGGGTGTCCACCTCACCACTTGATCGTCCTGCAAATGATCCAGCGGCAGAGCCAGCTGGCGCGTAA